A genomic window from Thermococcus nautili includes:
- a CDS encoding alkaline phosphatase family protein, with protein sequence MRKKLALISLDGNGVYNLKHMPFLSELVETGSFAVVDSIFPTLTDLVHTSVMTGVWPRDHGVVENGYYDRLTDRKVNFYDYEVAFNPHKVIKAPTIVDILRQRGVRTASVSGYTMPPFSGTDVRIFPPFFASDKMYRNHGRDWRKDVWVLNSALYLYEECKPDLLLVHFASIDGMSHDHGPLSEGALKAVETVDTAVRTLWERLKDEYTFIIFADHGQEEVHTWVNLKTYLRKHGIETLRVSSGGGVHVYLRNPNEAEEAFEVLRRAPGVKAVFFREDLPHLNSPNSGELIVSAKPGYWFCSHRMCKGIKGASHWVRGMHGSMNEPVIKVPLILWGFEEVNLEEPSLMDIAPTVLRFFGVEKPGNMVGRSLI encoded by the coding sequence ATGAGAAAAAAGCTCGCCCTCATAAGCCTCGACGGAAACGGCGTTTACAACCTCAAGCACATGCCGTTCCTGAGCGAGTTGGTAGAAACCGGGAGCTTTGCTGTCGTGGATTCCATCTTCCCGACGCTGACGGATTTGGTGCACACGAGCGTGATGACCGGGGTCTGGCCGAGGGACCACGGCGTCGTTGAGAACGGCTACTACGACAGGCTAACGGACAGGAAGGTGAACTTCTACGACTACGAGGTCGCCTTCAATCCCCATAAGGTTATCAAGGCCCCGACAATCGTTGATATACTTCGCCAGAGGGGAGTTAGAACGGCGAGTGTTTCGGGCTACACGATGCCCCCCTTCAGCGGAACCGACGTGAGGATTTTTCCTCCCTTCTTCGCGAGCGACAAGATGTACCGCAATCACGGGCGCGACTGGAGGAAAGACGTGTGGGTTCTAAACTCGGCTCTCTACCTCTACGAGGAATGCAAACCTGACCTGCTTCTCGTCCACTTCGCCTCTATAGACGGAATGAGCCACGACCACGGGCCGTTGAGCGAGGGTGCGCTTAAGGCCGTTGAGACGGTTGATACCGCGGTCAGAACCCTCTGGGAGCGCCTCAAGGACGAGTACACCTTCATAATCTTCGCCGACCACGGGCAGGAGGAGGTTCACACGTGGGTGAACCTGAAAACCTATCTCAGGAAGCACGGGATTGAAACGCTCCGCGTTTCCTCCGGCGGAGGCGTTCACGTCTATTTGAGGAACCCAAACGAGGCCGAGGAAGCCTTTGAGGTCCTGAGGAGGGCGCCGGGTGTTAAGGCCGTCTTCTTCCGCGAGGATTTGCCCCATCTCAACAGCCCGAACAGCGGGGAGCTGATTGTCTCAGCGAAGCCCGGCTACTGGTTCTGCTCCCACAGGATGTGCAAGGGGATAAAGGGAGCAAGCCACTGGGTCAGGGGAATGCACGGCTCGATGAATGAACCGGTGATAAAGGTCCCGCTGATTCTCTGGGGGTTTGAGGAGGTTAACCTCGAGGAACCGAGCCTCATGGACATAGCGCCGACGGTTCTGAGGTTCTTTGGAGTTGAGAAGCCGGGAAACATGGTGGGGAGGAGTTTGATATAA
- a CDS encoding Nre family DNA repair protein produces the protein MVELFNSKLCAVCKGRKLLCGRPTCPILERFRVARTVEQKLNKRYLFGSSPPSIFVGEYGYPKVRIGPLVPPIEGNTSHLDSPLKWEDKTIRDILYYRSLLVMGETKADVDVRKSGRILSEVQELAMSIKPVDSEVILKRKPVLKVLPSEFAPPIGPKAELLDFELTENPRIPRRTDYVVSDELKAEQAIMRLYDWGFDEYYIIRLLSAGLLGIERKLVPTRWSITAVQDTIGKNLRREILHYPEINDYEVYFYRFLGNRYAVLLMPQSYAFELLEVWLKGSLFGSEKPSVIHDYEDFRGRKEYVKETAGAYHAARLSVLEALRARRRQARAVVFREVTPEYYAPVGVWQIRLGVKKALSNPIGRFETLNEALEAIRRRLEHPFEEYLKRSYILGSLARQKTLDEWLGRNLYRIDQ, from the coding sequence ATGGTGGAGCTCTTCAACTCCAAGCTCTGCGCAGTCTGTAAGGGCCGGAAACTCCTCTGCGGAAGGCCAACCTGCCCGATTCTCGAGCGCTTTAGGGTAGCCCGTACTGTGGAGCAGAAGCTCAACAAGCGCTACCTCTTCGGCTCCTCCCCGCCAAGCATCTTCGTCGGCGAGTACGGCTACCCTAAGGTCAGAATCGGCCCCCTCGTTCCTCCAATCGAAGGAAACACCAGCCATCTCGACAGTCCTCTCAAGTGGGAGGACAAGACGATTCGCGATATCCTCTACTACCGCTCCCTCCTTGTCATGGGCGAGACGAAGGCCGATGTGGACGTAAGGAAGAGCGGGAGGATTTTGAGCGAGGTCCAGGAATTGGCGATGTCAATAAAACCCGTGGACAGCGAGGTAATCCTCAAGAGAAAGCCCGTTCTCAAGGTTCTGCCGAGCGAGTTCGCCCCGCCCATCGGACCCAAAGCAGAACTCCTCGACTTCGAGCTGACCGAGAACCCGAGGATACCGAGGAGAACCGACTACGTGGTGAGCGACGAGCTGAAGGCTGAGCAGGCCATAATGCGCCTCTACGACTGGGGCTTCGACGAGTACTACATCATAAGGCTCCTCTCGGCGGGCCTCCTGGGAATTGAGAGGAAGCTCGTCCCGACGCGGTGGAGCATCACAGCGGTTCAGGACACCATAGGCAAGAACCTGAGGCGCGAGATTCTGCACTACCCGGAGATAAACGACTACGAGGTTTACTTTTACCGCTTCCTCGGCAACCGCTACGCCGTTCTGCTGATGCCCCAGTCTTACGCCTTCGAGCTTTTGGAGGTCTGGCTGAAGGGTTCGCTCTTCGGTAGCGAGAAGCCGAGCGTGATTCACGACTACGAGGACTTCCGCGGAAGGAAGGAGTACGTCAAGGAAACAGCTGGCGCCTATCATGCCGCCCGCTTGAGCGTCCTCGAAGCCCTCAGGGCGAGAAGGAGGCAGGCGCGGGCTGTCGTCTTCAGGGAAGTTACGCCCGAGTACTACGCCCCTGTCGGCGTCTGGCAGATTCGCCTCGGCGTGAAAAAGGCTTTAAGCAATCCAATCGGCCGCTTCGAGACGCTCAACGAGGCCCTCGAAGCGATACGGAGAAGGCTTGAGCACCCCTTCGAGGAGTACCTCAAGAGGAGCTACATCTTAGGAAGCCTCGCGAGGCAGAAGACGCTCGACGAATGGCTCGGAAGGAATTTATACCGGATTGACCAATGA
- the cas6 gene encoding CRISPR-associated endoribonuclease Cas6 — MRFVIRLTPQSEPFKVPFNHLHYLQGLVYRRIQRTSPDLSLKLHNPKVPKFFTFSLFMAEKRDFLEDKPYFHGYRRGYFYFSTAIPEIAEAFIGGLLQDPEVELWGENFTVEEVKAISEPNKLAGRKMITLSPIAVTTLKPQFGRLKRYDLNPTEPEFYENIRENLIDKYVALYGKVPEEKDVEFKVLLAKPKRLQVKPGVYQRAWHLVFRAMGSEELLRVGYLVGFGEKNSIGFGMVKVDGRNEPKKKRWKGGVNNRKGNFTRSILEQPHSNKISM, encoded by the coding sequence TTGCGGTTTGTAATAAGGTTAACGCCCCAGAGTGAGCCGTTTAAAGTGCCCTTTAATCATCTTCACTACCTTCAGGGGTTGGTCTACCGGCGAATTCAGCGCACCAGCCCCGACCTTAGCCTTAAGCTCCACAATCCCAAGGTTCCCAAGTTCTTTACTTTCTCCCTGTTTATGGCTGAGAAGCGGGATTTTCTTGAGGACAAACCCTATTTTCACGGCTACCGCAGGGGTTATTTCTATTTTTCAACTGCCATCCCTGAAATCGCAGAGGCGTTTATCGGAGGGCTCCTCCAGGACCCAGAGGTTGAACTGTGGGGTGAAAACTTTACCGTCGAGGAAGTAAAAGCAATATCTGAACCGAACAAACTTGCTGGCAGAAAGATGATAACTCTGTCTCCTATTGCCGTGACTACCCTAAAGCCCCAGTTCGGCAGGCTCAAACGCTACGACCTCAATCCAACCGAGCCGGAATTCTATGAGAACATCCGAGAGAACCTGATTGACAAGTACGTGGCCCTCTATGGGAAGGTTCCGGAAGAGAAGGACGTTGAATTCAAAGTTCTCCTTGCCAAGCCCAAGCGCCTCCAGGTGAAACCCGGGGTGTACCAGAGGGCATGGCACCTCGTTTTCAGGGCAATGGGCAGTGAAGAGCTCCTCCGCGTTGGCTACCTCGTTGGCTTTGGGGAGAAGAACTCGATTGGCTTCGGGATGGTGAAGGTTGATGGGCGAAACGAGCCGAAGAAAAAGCGCTGGAAGGGAGGTGTGAATAATCGGAAGGGAAATTTCACTCGCTCGATTCTTGAACAACCCCACTCAAACAAAATCTCCATGTAG